The DNA window AACTGCACCTTTCGCCTCGGTGACGAGATGCTGGTGCGGCTACCGACTGCCGAGGAGTACGCGCTGGCGGTGGAGAAGGAGCACCGGTGGCTGCCGGTTCTCGCACCCGCGTTGCCGTTGGAGGTCCCGGTTCCGGTGGCCAGAGGCGTGCCCGATGAGGGTTTTCCGCACAACTGGTCGGTCTATCGGTGGATCGGTGGCGAGCCTGCGACCCGTGCCGTCGTCGAGGACATGACGGCGTTCGCCATCCACCTTGCGAAGTTCCTCGTCTCCCTGCAGCGGATCGACCCGACAGGCGGACCGGGCCCGGGACTGCACAATTGGTTCCGAGGCGGACCACTGACGACCTACGACGGGTGGGCCCGGGCCGCCCTGGAGACGTTGGACGGCCTGATCCGGACCGAGATCGCCGAGGAGATCTGGGAACGGGCGTTGAGAGCCCCGTGGGACGGTCAGCCGGTCTGGTTCCACGGTGACATGGCCTCGGGAAACCTGCTGGTGAAGGACGGTGCGCTCGCGGCCGTCATCGACTTCGGCACCTGCGGAGTCGGAGACCCTGCCTGCGATCTGGCGATCGCCTGGACGATGCTGACCGGCAAGAGCCGGGCCGCGTTCCGCGATCAACTAGGGGTGGACGAGGCGACCTGGGAGCGTGGACAAGGCTGGGCGCTCTGGAAGGCCCTGGTCGTCTGCGCCGGAGCGGTTCGCGATGGCGATGGCCTGCCGATGGATGCGTCGTACGTTCTTGAGGAGATCCTCGCCGCCCATTAGCGGCTGGACAGACCGACTAAGCGCTGTCCGTA is part of the Streptomyces agglomeratus genome and encodes:
- a CDS encoding aminoglycoside phosphotransferase family protein; the protein is MNETPDVLPLPDRKPVDAAVAGRLIAAQFPQWSDLEVRQVDAQGWDNCTFRLGDEMLVRLPTAEEYALAVEKEHRWLPVLAPALPLEVPVPVARGVPDEGFPHNWSVYRWIGGEPATRAVVEDMTAFAIHLAKFLVSLQRIDPTGGPGPGLHNWFRGGPLTTYDGWARAALETLDGLIRTEIAEEIWERALRAPWDGQPVWFHGDMASGNLLVKDGALAAVIDFGTCGVGDPACDLAIAWTMLTGKSRAAFRDQLGVDEATWERGQGWALWKALVVCAGAVRDGDGLPMDASYVLEEILAAH